The Cetobacterium sp. ZOR0034 DNA segment CATTTATAAAACCGTCGTTACATGCTAAAAGTAAAACCTCATCTTTCACTTTTAGAGTTTTAACCATTCCAATAAACACCTGTAAACATCCTTTGACAGTATCTACAGCATCAAAGAAAGCCTCTTTATCCTCTTGCATATCTTTATTGTATGCCAAAGGAATCCCTTTCATAGTAGTTAAAAGTGCCATTAAATCCCCGTAAACTCTACCAGTTTTCCCCCTAACTAGCTCAGCTGCATCTGGATTTTTCTTTTGTGGCATGATACTACTTCCAGTTGAGAAAGAGTCACTTAACTCAATATAACCATAGTCATTTGAGCTATAGATTATGATTTCCTCTGAGAATCTAGAAAGATGCATCATTGTTATAGAAAGCCCTGACATAATCTCAATCAGATAATCTCTGTCACTAACCCCATCTAAAGAGTTTAAAGTAGGTCCTTTAAAACCTAGAATTGCAGCTGTGAACTCTCTATCTATTGGATAAGTTGTTCCTGCAAGAGCAGCACTTCCAAGAGGAGAGTAATCCATAAGTTCCGCAGCATTTTCTAGACGCTTGAAGTCTCTTTTAAACATCTCTGAGTATGCAAACATATAGTGTCCAAAAGAGATGGGTTGAGCTTTTTGAAGGTGAGTAAACCCAGGCATATACGTCTCAAAATTTTTCTCTCCAAGCTCTGTTGTAACCTCAATCAACTCTAAAAGAAACGATTGAATCTTTTTAACTTCATCCTTTGCAAAGAGTCTCATATCAACAGCTACTTGGTCGTTTCTGCTACGTCCAGTGTGTAGCTTTTTTCCAACATCCCCAATTCTATCAATCAAAATCTTCTCAATATTCATATGAATATCTTCATATGTTGTACAAAACTCAATCTCACCTTTCTCGATACTCTCTAAAATTTCTATAAGAGTTTTTTCTATTAGCTCTCCATCCTCTTTCGAAATGATATCCATTTTAGCTAGCCCTCTAACGTGAGCGATACTTCCCATAATATCATATCTATATAATCTTTTATCAAAGTGGATTGACGAGTGAAAATCTAAAATTAAATCACTTGCTGCTTCTTTGAATCTTCCTGAAAAGTACTGCATTTCTCATCCTCCTAAAATTTAGTAAAAATTACTACCCCAAAAGAAAAGGCATACCAAATATGGTATGCCCTAGAGAACTTAACTAAGTTAATAAGCGTATTGTTATGGCAGCGTCACAATACTTAATTCACAGGATCATGACATCAACGCCGTCGGCCTTAGGCTCCGTCTATGGAAGTGAACTAACCTCTATTTTTTATTTTTATACAATCTATTGAAGATTGATTAAAACCCCGATTACCATGAAGATTGAACCTAGAAGGAACAGAACTCCTTGGAATTTAATTTGTAACTTTGCCCAAACTCCCCATTCGATCTTAGCAATTCCTAAAATCGCCATCAGAATTCCA contains these protein-coding regions:
- the argH gene encoding argininosuccinate lyase; translated protein: MQYFSGRFKEAASDLILDFHSSIHFDKRLYRYDIMGSIAHVRGLAKMDIISKEDGELIEKTLIEILESIEKGEIEFCTTYEDIHMNIEKILIDRIGDVGKKLHTGRSRNDQVAVDMRLFAKDEVKKIQSFLLELIEVTTELGEKNFETYMPGFTHLQKAQPISFGHYMFAYSEMFKRDFKRLENAAELMDYSPLGSAALAGTTYPIDREFTAAILGFKGPTLNSLDGVSDRDYLIEIMSGLSITMMHLSRFSEEIIIYSSNDYGYIELSDSFSTGSSIMPQKKNPDAAELVRGKTGRVYGDLMALLTTMKGIPLAYNKDMQEDKEAFFDAVDTVKGCLQVFIGMVKTLKVKDEVLLLACNDGFINATDVADYLTVRGMSFREAYKITGAIVSYCIENNLNLETLSLEKYKEFSYIFSGDIYETIAIKTCVEKRKSLGGPSKDSLLSHLEDLNRFIAGAKIDLINYRLNDIF